A window of Sebastes umbrosus isolate fSebUmb1 chromosome 3, fSebUmb1.pri, whole genome shotgun sequence contains these coding sequences:
- the pcyt2 gene encoding ethanolamine-phosphate cytidylyltransferase isoform X2, translating into MIKNGHHAAEQRAESGCSQPGGSVCSPEKRKRVVRLWCDGCYDMVHYGHSNQLRQAKAMGDYLIVGVHTDAEISKHKGPPVFTQEERYKMVRAIKWVDEIVEGAPYVTTLETLDEYNCDFCVHGDDITLTVDGKDTYEEVKREGRYRECRRTQGVSTTDLVGRMLLMTKTHHSNMDNPDYQQHTDNFGKGPKGNSPWTGVSQFLQTSQKIIQFASGKEPQPGDTIIYVAGAFDLFHIGHVDFLEMVYKQAERPYVIVGLHFDQEVNRYKGKNYPIMNIHERTLSVLACRYVSEVVIGAPYAVGKDLLDHFKVDLVCHGKTEVFPDKDTLDPYAK; encoded by the exons ATGATAAAGAACGGTCACCACGCCGCGGAGCAGCGGGCTGAGTCCGGCTGCAGTCAGCCGGGAGGCTCGGTCTGCAGCCCGGAGAAGAGGAAGCGCGTCGTCCGGCTGTGGTGTGACGGCTg TTATGACATGGTTCACTACGGTCACTCTAACCAGCTGCGGCAGGCCAAAGCCATGGGAGATTACCTCATAGTTGGAGTGCATACAGATG CTGAGATTTCCAAGCACAAGGGTCCTCCGGTCTTCACTCAGGAAGAACGCTACAAGATGGTACGGGCCATCAAGTGGGTGGATGAGATAGTAGAAGGAGCGCCTTACGTCACCACCCTGGAGACTTTGGATGAGTACAACTGTGACTTCTGTGTGCACGGAG ATGACATCACGCTGACGGTAGATGGTAAGGACACATATGAAGAGGTAAAGCGTGAAGGCCGCTACCGGGAATGTAGACGCACACAGGGCGTCTCCACCACTGACCTGGTGGGACGAATGCTTCTCATGACCAAAACCCATCACAGCAACATG GATAACCCAGATTACCAGCAGCATACAGACAACTTTGGAAAA GGTCCTAAAGGCAACAGTCCGTGGACAGGAGTGTCGCAGTTCCTCCAGACATCCCAGAAGATCATCCAGTTTGCCTCAGGAAAGGAGCCTCAGCCCGGAGACACCATCATCTACGTGGCCGGGGCATTCGACCTCTTCC ACATTGGCCACGTTGACTTCTTAGAGATGGTCTATAAGCAGGCGGAGAGGCCCTACGTCATCGTGGGTCTGCACTTTGACCAG GAAGTGAATCGATACAAGGGGAAGAACTATCCAATCATGAACATCCATGAGAGGACGCTGAGTGTCCTGGCCTGTCGG TACGTGTCAGAGGTGGTGATTGGTGCTCCCTACGCAGTGGGCAAAGACCTGCTGGATCATTTTAAG GTGGACCTGGTGTGCCATGGCAAGACGGAGGTGTTTCCAGACAAGGATACGCTAGACCCCTACGCT aagtga
- the pcyt2 gene encoding ethanolamine-phosphate cytidylyltransferase isoform X1: MIKNGHHAAEQRAESGCSQPGGSVCSPEKRKRVVRLWCDGCYDMVHYGHSNQLRQAKAMGDYLIVGVHTDAEISKHKGPPVFTQEERYKMVRAIKWVDEIVEGAPYVTTLETLDEYNCDFCVHGDDITLTVDGKDTYEEVKREGRYRECRRTQGVSTTDLVGRMLLMTKTHHSNMDNPDYQQHTDNFGKGPKGNSPWTGVSQFLQTSQKIIQFASGKEPQPGDTIIYVAGAFDLFHIGHVDFLEMVYKQAERPYVIVGLHFDQEVNRYKGKNYPIMNIHERTLSVLACRYVSEVVIGAPYAVGKDLLDHFKVDLVCHGKTEVFPDKDTLDPYAEPKKRGVFRTIDSGNNLTTDDIVQRIIENRLQFEARNQKKEAKEIAVIEAMKKKEQQEQSEDAAQAAH; the protein is encoded by the exons ATGATAAAGAACGGTCACCACGCCGCGGAGCAGCGGGCTGAGTCCGGCTGCAGTCAGCCGGGAGGCTCGGTCTGCAGCCCGGAGAAGAGGAAGCGCGTCGTCCGGCTGTGGTGTGACGGCTg TTATGACATGGTTCACTACGGTCACTCTAACCAGCTGCGGCAGGCCAAAGCCATGGGAGATTACCTCATAGTTGGAGTGCATACAGATG CTGAGATTTCCAAGCACAAGGGTCCTCCGGTCTTCACTCAGGAAGAACGCTACAAGATGGTACGGGCCATCAAGTGGGTGGATGAGATAGTAGAAGGAGCGCCTTACGTCACCACCCTGGAGACTTTGGATGAGTACAACTGTGACTTCTGTGTGCACGGAG ATGACATCACGCTGACGGTAGATGGTAAGGACACATATGAAGAGGTAAAGCGTGAAGGCCGCTACCGGGAATGTAGACGCACACAGGGCGTCTCCACCACTGACCTGGTGGGACGAATGCTTCTCATGACCAAAACCCATCACAGCAACATG GATAACCCAGATTACCAGCAGCATACAGACAACTTTGGAAAA GGTCCTAAAGGCAACAGTCCGTGGACAGGAGTGTCGCAGTTCCTCCAGACATCCCAGAAGATCATCCAGTTTGCCTCAGGAAAGGAGCCTCAGCCCGGAGACACCATCATCTACGTGGCCGGGGCATTCGACCTCTTCC ACATTGGCCACGTTGACTTCTTAGAGATGGTCTATAAGCAGGCGGAGAGGCCCTACGTCATCGTGGGTCTGCACTTTGACCAG GAAGTGAATCGATACAAGGGGAAGAACTATCCAATCATGAACATCCATGAGAGGACGCTGAGTGTCCTGGCCTGTCGG TACGTGTCAGAGGTGGTGATTGGTGCTCCCTACGCAGTGGGCAAAGACCTGCTGGATCATTTTAAG GTGGACCTGGTGTGCCATGGCAAGACGGAGGTGTTTCCAGACAAGGATACGCTAGACCCCTACGCT GAGCCTAAGAAGAGGGGGGTTTTCAGGACCATCGATAGTGGGAACAATCTCACCACTGATGACATTGTCCAGAGGATCATTGAAAACAG GCTGCAGTTTGAAGCCAGGAACCAGAAGAAGGAGGCCAAGGAGATCGCAGTGATCGAGGCGATGAAGAAGAAAGAGCAGCAGGAGCAGAGTGAAGATGCAGCCCAGGCCGCTCACTAG